GCGATCGTCGAGTAGCTGAGGAACTTGCCGTCGTCCGGGTCCGCCACGCCGCGCGGGCACGGATCGAAGCCGGGCGCCAGGGGCAGGCTGTCGGGGCAGGCCGAGTAGAGCGGCGAGCGGTCGTTCTGCTTGACGTTCTGGTAGAACAGGCTCGGCTGGATCGACATCCAGTCGACCGGCTTGAAGTTCAGGGCCGCCCGGAAGACCGTGGACTCGGTCGAGTTCACGTTGCTGTGCCGCTCGGTCGGATCCTGCCAGTCCTGGCGATCGATCCACCCGCCCTCGTCGCGGTAGAGGAAGCTGGCGCGGAAGCCCAGGCGGTCCTCGACGATCGGGCCGCCGGCGGCCACGCCCAGCTCGTAGCTGGCGTCGCCGTCCTCGACGACGCTGGCGCGGGCCCGCGCCATGGCGGTGTAGCGGGTGACGCTCGGCGTCGGGGTGATGAAGCGGATCGCGCCGCCCTGCGAGCTGGCGCCGAACAGGGTTCCCTGCGGGCCGCGCAGCACCTCGATCCGCTCAAGATCGAAGATGTAGGGAATGGTCGAGCCGGAATAGTTGATCGAGGCGTTGCGAGCCTGGATCGGAGTGTCGTCGATGTAGACCGCGGCTGTCGCGGCGCCGGCGGTGGACTCGATGCCCCGGATCGACACGCGCTGGACGCTGCGCCCGCCGCCGTCGTTCGGGATGTCCACCCCCGGCGTCTGGAGCGCCACGTCCCGGATGTCGCGGATGCCGCGCTTCTCGATCGCCTCGGGCGTGTAGGCGCTGACCGACAGCGGCACCTTGTCGAGACGGACGGCCTGCTTGGTGGCGGTCACGACCACCTCCGACACGTCGATGGAGCCCCCTTCCGCCTGGGCCGCGGCGGCGGTTCCGGCGAATCCGCCGAGCAGCGCAGCGGCGGCGCCGCTCAGCAACCGAACACGTCGTGAATTCGTCATCGTCATCTGTCAGACCCCTTTGGCGACGTCGGACCTCGCACGGCCGCGGCCGTTGGATCCTGTTATGGCGAAGACCCCCCGCAGGGCCTCATGGGGAGTTTCCGCGTTTGGCGGCCCCGGGGGAGGTGTCATCGGAAGCGCATTTGGTGACTCCAAGTCACCAACGACGGCTCCGACCGGAGGTCAACCTCTTGTTCCGTCTGGAAAACACCGACGATCGCAATCCAGGGTTGGGACGGCGCCGGAGGGCGACGCCTTGTCCGCCCGGTCCGTGAGCGGCAATGAAGACGGATGTCCGCTCCCACACGCGCGAAAGCGCTCGCCGGCCTGTGCGCCGGCCTGGTCCTGATCCTCTCCGCCGGCGCGGCCTCGTGCGCGCCGGCCGGCGGCTTCGGCCTGCTGCGAGAGCTGGCGCGGCGCCCGTTCGTGACGCTCGACGCGAAAGGCGCGCCGGTCCCCTTGGCGTTCACCCCGGTGGGAGACGACCGCATCGAGATCTGGATCGCCGGCCAGCTCGCCGAGATCTACAGCCTGGAGGACCAGGGGGCCGGCCGACGGCTCAATCCCGCCGCGCCCGACCTTGGCGATCCCGCGACCTACGACGAGGCCGGTTGGACGGTCGCCTCCCCGGGCGGCGTGGTTCGGTTCGAGCTGGCGCCCGACGGCGCCGTGATCGGTCGGCGTGGCGACGATGCAGAGCCGGCGCTGCGCAAGCGGTTCCATCTCGCATTTCCGCCGACCGCCCCGGACCTGACGGACCGGCTACGGCAGGAGCGCCTGGAGATCATTGATGAGGCCATGCGCGTCGACGGTCATCACGCCCATCCACACCACTGACGCTCAATAGCCGAGCGCCCGGTCCACGAGGCCGATCGGGACCTCGCCCGCCTGCAACCGACGGACGTTCTCGGCCACGACCTCCGCGGCGGTCTCGGGATAGGTGAAGGCGGCCGCGTGCGGGACGACGGTGATGTCCGCCCGGCTCCAGAAAGGATGGCCCTGCGGCAGCGGCTCCTGCCGGAAGACGTCGAGCGTGGCCGCGGCGATGCGGCCGGCGTCGAGCGCCGCCAGCAGGTCGGCCTCGACCAGTTGCAACCCCCGGCCGACCTGGATCAGGCACGCCCCCTGCGGTAGCGCCGCAAACAGCTTGGCATCCAGAATGTCCCGGGTCTCGGCCGTGAGCGGCAGGAGGCAGACGAGAATCTCACACCCTTCCAGGAACCGCGGGAGCTCATCGCGCCCGGCGAAGGTCGCCACGCCCTCGACGGCCTTGGCGCTCCGGCTCCAGCCCCGGGTCCTGAATCCCACCTCCGCTAGGGTGCGGGCGCAATGCGCGCCGAGTTCCCCCAGGCCCATCACTCCTACGGTCCGCCCGTTCGGCCGGGGCGGCCGGATCGGCGTCCAGACCTGCGCCTCCTGCTGGCGCAGGTAGAGGTGCATGCCCCGGTGGTAGTGGAGCACGCGCATCAGCACGAAGTCGCTCATGTCCCGAGCCAGGCCGGGGTCGGTCATTCGCACGAGCGGAACGTGCGCCGGCGCCCCGGACGCCAGCAGATGCTCGACGCCGGCGCCCAGCGAAAAGATCGCCCGCAGGCGGGGGAACCGGTTCCAGAAGCCAGGCGGGGTCGCCCAGGCCAGGCCGAAGTCGACGGTCTCGGGCGGGCCCTCGGGCGAGAGGCGGACCTCCAGCTCCGGCGCGGCGCGCTGGAGGGCCACGAGCCAGGGCTCCGCCGGAACATCGTGGCAGGCGAACAGCAGCACGGGATTGGGCAAACGAGCGCTCCGTCTGGGGTGGGCGGCACGCTTCCCGCGATTCGTAAGGAGCGGCGACCGTCAGGCCGGGGTCTTCGCGGCTTCTCGTTCGAGCCAGCGGCGGAACGCGATCACCGCCGGCGTCCGCCAGCGGTCGCGTCGGGTGCGGAAGACGTAGGCGCCCAGCCGGACGTCAGCGGCGCCCTCGACCAGCGGCACGATGCGGAGATTGCCCGCCGCCAGGTCCTCCCCGGCGAGGAACGGGTTCGTCAGGGCGATCCCCTGCCCTCGGCGCGCCGCATCGATCGTCAGGTGCGCGTGCCAAAGGCGAGGGCCGGGAAGGCGGTCGGGAACCTCCACCCCGTTGCCCGCGAGCCAGGCCCGCCACTCGCCGTCTCCCTCCTCGTGGAGCAACGGCCCGTCCAGGAACCGCTGCGGCGACACCGGCGGGCCGAGGCTGGCGACCAGGTCGGGGCTGCCCACGGGGATCACCGGGGGCCTTGCGATCTCCATCGTCTCGACATCGGCCGGCTGCGGCGGATCGTAGTCGTGCACGTACCGGATGTCGGCGTCGGCCTCATGCCGTGCGAGGTCCGGCGCGTGGTCGGTGGGTCGGATTTCGAGGTCGAAGTCCGGGTGCGAGGCGGAGAAGTCCGCTAGCCGAGCGTTCAGCCAGCGGTACGCGAAGCCGGGGACGCACCAGACGAGGAGCCGGCGCTCGTGGCCGCGCCGGGTCAGTTCGGCGCTCGCGCTGACGATCTCCTCCAGAGCCGCGGCGATGCGCTGATGGAAGCGCTGCCCCTCGGGGGTGAGCCGCCCGCCCTGCGGCCGGTCGATAAGCGGGACGCCGGCCCAGTCCTCCAGGAAGCGGATGTGGCGGCTGACCGCTGCGTGGTCGACGCCGAGTTCCTGCGCCGCCCGGCGGATCCCGCCCAGCGCGCCCACGGCTTCAAACGCCCGCAGCGCAGCGAACGGCGGCATGGCCCGCGCGCCCAGGGTGCGCAGGCTCGAGGTCCCAGCTCTCTGCTTCTCGCGCGGCATGCCGGCTCTGTCCTACGCGGCGGCCCCGTCGGCCCCTCTGCCAGAGGCACATTCGCGTGCGGGCCGTCAAGGCGCGGCGGCCGCCCGGCCTGAGCCTAGTGGATCCCACTTCGCCCTACCGGGCGGCGGACGTCGCATTCTCCAGGGCCAGGCGCAGGCGTGCGACCGCGGCCGGGACGTCGGTGAGCTTGTCCAGACCGAACAGGCCCAGGCGGAACGTGCGGAAATCAGGCCCCTCGCCGACCATCAGCGGCACCCCCGCAGCCACCTGCACGCCTTCCGCGGCGAAGCGCCGGCCGGTCTGGATCTCGGGATCGTCCGTGTAGGCCACGACGACGCCGGGGGCGCCGAACCCCTCGGCGGCGACCGATGCGATCTGCCGTTCCGCCAGCAACGCCCGGACCTGCCGACCCAGCTCCCACTGGGCGGCGCGCAGCGGCTCGAAGCCGATGGCCTTGGCCTCCAGCATCGCGTCGCGCAGCGTCCGCAGCGCGTCGGTCGGCATGGTGGCGTGATAGGCGTGGCCGCCGTTCAGATAGGCCTCGGTGATCGTCAGCCACTTGCCGAGATCGATGGCGAAGCTGGTGGACTTCGCGGCCCGGCAGGCCTCCAGCGCCGCCGCGCGCATCATCACCAGCCCGGCCGACGGCGGCGCCGACCAGCCCTTCTGCGGCGCCGACACCAGGACGTCGACGCCCAGGGCCGCCATGTCGACCCAGACGCAGCCCGAGGCGACGCCATCCAGCACGAAGAGACCGCCGACCGCATGGGTCGCCTCGGCGACCGCCTTCACGTAGTCGTCGGGCAGGATGATCCCCGACGCGGTCTCCACGTGCGGCGCGAACACCACCTGCGGCTTCTGCTGGCGGATGGTCGCGGTCACCTCGTCGATGGGCGGCGGCGCGTAGGACGCGGTCGCGCCCTCCCCCTGGCGGCGCGCTTTGAGGACGATTTCCTCAGCGGGAATCGCGCCGGCCTCGAAAATCTGGCTCCAGCGATAGGAAAAGAGGCCGTTGCGCACCACGAGCACCTTGCGGCCGATCGCGAACTGTCGCGCCACGGCTTCCATGGCGTAGGTGCCGCCGCCGGGGACGATCACGGCGCGGTCGGCCTTGTGGACCTCACAAAGGATAGCGTGGATGTCGCGCATCACCCCCTGGAACGCCGCGCTCATGTGGTTGAGCGAGCGGTCGGTGAACACGACCGAGAATTCCAGCAGCCCCTCGGGGTCGATGTCGCGGCGCAGGCCAGGCATGGGGCATCTCCGAAACTGAAATCCGGTCGCGCTCCGGACGGGGCCCGGCTGAGCAGGAAAGCGCCCGCCCTGCAAGCTCCCGCGGCGGCTCGGCGGGCCGAGCGCCCCCTCTCCCGACAGCGCCCGACGCCCACGAGCCGTGGCTCGCGCAGGAGGAGCAGCCGTCGGCCGGAGCAGGGTCGCCGCCGCGCCCCGGGGCTCAGGTCGGGCCCCTAGCGCGGGGCCATGCGGATCGCCCCGTCCAAGCGCACCGTCTCGCCGTTCAGGTAGCCGTTGCGGATCATGGTCAGCGCCAGGTCCGCGTATTCCTCGGCCGTGCCCAGGCGGCGGGGGAACGGCACCGACCGGGCAAGGCCCTCGTAGACCTGGGGCGCGCGGGTCTTCAGGCCGCCCAGCAGCGGCGTGTCCATGATCCCCGGCAGGATGGTGTTCACCCGGATCCCCTCCGAGGACAGGTCGCGGGCCAGGACGATGGTCATGCCCTTGATGGCCGCCTTCGCGGCGGCGTAGGCGACCTGGCCGATCTGGCCCTCCTCGGCGGCCACCGAGCCCGTGTTGACGATCGCGCCCCGCTCGCCCTCGGGGGTGGGCTCGAGGGCGGCCATGCCGGCGGCGCTCTTCACGGTGCAGCGGAAGGTGCCGACCGTGTTCAGCCCCAGCACCCATTGGAAGTCGTCGGTCTTGTAGGGGACGATCTCGCCCGTCTGCTTGTCCCGGGCGATGGTCTTGCCGCCCCGGCCGCCGCCGGCGCAGTTGACCAGGACGCGCTCCTGGCCGTGGGCCGCCCGCGCCTTGGCGAAGCCGGCGTCCACCGAGGCCTCGTCCATGACGTCCACCTCGCAGAACAGCGCGCCGAGCTCGGCCGCCGTCTGCTCGCCGAGCTCCTTGTTCTTGTCGAACAGGGCGACCCTGGCCCCGAGGTCACGCAGGGCCGCGGCGGTCGCCCGCCCCAGGCCCGACGCCCCGCCCGTCACGACGGCCGCAACGCTGGAATCGATCTTCATCCCATATGCCTCCCGATAGGATTTTCAGCCCGCATAGCAGCGGAAGCGCCTGACGTTGGGCGAGGCTCGTCTGTGAACGCCTTGCCGCGGTTCCCTCGCCCGTCAGGATCGCGCGTCACGCCCGCTCGAAGACGGCCGCGATTCCCTGGCCGCCGCCGATGCACATGGTCTCCAGGCCGTAACGGCCGTCGCGGCGCTTCAGCTCGCGCAGCAGGTTGGCCAGGATGCGGCCGCCAGTGGCGCCGATGGGGTGGCCCAGCGAGATGCCCGAGCCGTTGACGTTCAGCCGGTCGCGCCAGTCCCCATTTTCTGGCCAGCCCCAGCCCTTCAGCACCGCCAGGACCTGCGGCGCGAAGGCCTCGTTCAGCTCCACGAGGTCGATGTCGTCCCAGGACAGCCCGGTGCGGGCGAACAGCCGCTCCACCGCCGGCACCGGGCCGATGCCCATGCGCGCCGGGTCGCAGCCGGCGGCCGCCCAGCCGGTGAACCAGCCCATCGGCTCCAGCCCCAGCTCGGCCAGCTTGTCCTCGGCCACCACTAGGCAGGCGGCGCCGGCGTCGTTCTGCTGGCTGGCGTTGCCGGCCGTGACCACCCCGCCCTTCTCGATGGCCGGCAGCTTCGACAGGCTCTCCATGGTCACGTCGCCGCGCACGCCCTCGTCGCGATCGAACAGGATCGGATCGCCCTTGCGCTGGGGCACCGAGACCGGCACCAGCTCGTCGTCGAACTTTCCGGCGGCCCAGGCCTCGGCCGCCCGGGTGTGGCTCATCAGGGCGTACTCGTCGCAGGCCTCGCGGCTGATGCCGTAGTCCTTGGCCAGGTTCTCGGCGGTTTCGATCATCCCGGTGATCACCCCGAAGCGGGAGATCGGCTGCGACATCACCCGGCCGCGGGCCAGGCGGTCGTGCATGGTCGTCGACCCCGCGCGCGCGCCCTTGCGCATGTCGAGGGTGTAGTACTCGGCGTTGCTCATGCTCTCGCAGCCGCCGGCGATGACCACGTCGGCCGCGCCCGTCTGGATCATCATGGCGGCGTCCACCACCGCCTGGAGGCCCGAGCCGCAGCGGCGGTCGAGCTGGTAGCCCGGCACCTTGATCGGCAGGTCGGCGGCCAGGGCCGACCAACGGGCGATGCAGGGCGCCTCGCCGTTGGCGTAGCCCTGGGCGAAGATCACGTCGTCGATCCGCTCCGGATCCACCCCGGTGCGGTCCACGAGGGCTCGGATCACCACCGCCCCGAGGTCGCCGGCGGTCACGCCCGACAGGGCGCCGAGATACTTGCCCACGGCGGTGCGGATCGGGCTGACGATGGCGGCGCGGCGGAGGCTCTGGGCCATGGGGGTGGTCTCCTGCTGAGGCGTGGATGGTCCGGCGCGGCGCTCAGGGCGCGCGCCGGCGAAGGGATGTCGGGGTGTTCCTGCAGCGCAGGGGCGCCCGGGCGCAAGCCCCACAGGGGCTCGCCCGGCGGGAGGTCGCGCTTTCCGGGGTTTCCAGCATCGCGGGCGATCCTATTGGGTGGCCGCTGCGTCAACCAACTATAGCTTGGCGATCGATCGGGGCCGCGAGCTGTGGCCGATGGCAGTAGGGAGAAGACGGACGTGGGCGTTCTGAACGGGAAGGTGGTGCTGGTCACGGGCGCCGCGGGCGGCATCGGCAAGGAGTGCGCGCTGCTGGCGGCCAGGGAAGGCGCCAAGGTGGTGGTGAACGACCTGGGCGGCGGCGTCTCGGGCGGCGACCTGGGCGATGCGGGGCCCGCAGAGACGACGGCCCAGGAGATCCGCGCCGCCGGCGGCGAGGCGGTCGCCAATTCCGACAGCGTGGCCGACATGGCCGGCGCCCGGCGCATGTTCGAGCAGGCGATGGATGCATTCGGCGGCCTGCACGCCGTGGTGAACCCCGCCGGCATCCTGCGCGACAAGATGTTCCACAAGATGGACGAGGCCGACTGGGACGCGGTGATCCAGGTGCACCTGCGCGGCGCCTTCAACGTCACCCGCGCCACCGTCGAGCACTTCCGCGACCAGCAGGACGGCTCCTACGTCCACTTCACCTCGACCTCGGGCCTGATCGGCAACATCGGCCAGGCCAACTACGCCGCGGCCAAGCTGGGGGTCATGGGCCTCTCGCGCATCGTGGCCATGGAGGGCGCCGCCAAGAACGTCCGTTCCAACATCATCGCGCCCTTCGCCTGGACGCGGATGATCGCCACCATCCCGGTGAAGGACGAGGCCTCGGCCCAGCGCGTCGAGCGGATGAAGAACTTCATGCGCGCCGACCAGGTGGCCCAGCTCGCGGTCGCCCTCGCCGGGTCCGACGTCAACGGCCAGATCTTCGCTGCCCGCGGCAACGAGGTCGTGCTGTTCAACCAGCCGCGCCCGGTGAAGTCGGTGACCAGGATCGAGGGCTGGACGCCCGAGGCGCTGATCGCCCAGGGCTTCCCGGCCATGTCGGCCAGCTTCACGGACCTCGGCGCCAGCGCCTCGGTCTTCCCCTACGACCCGGTCTGACCCGGGCGGCTCGGTCCCGGCTGATTCGCCGGGACCGGCCGGAAGTCGAGGTCGTGGAAGTCGTAGCTGAAGTCGGCCACCGGCGAGACGGCCTTCATGGCGATCCGCGCCGGCTTGCCGTCGGCGTCCAGGCTGAAGGTCACGAAGGCGGGCTCGGTGACCCCGTCGCTCCAGCGGGCGACGAAGGTGTCGTAGGCCCAGTGCTCCAGCGGCGCCGTCATCCCGGGCGTCTGCAGGAAATCGATGGAGAGCGCGCCGTCCTGCGCCTTCACGGCGATGGGGCCATACCAGGGATCGGCGTAGGTCCCGGCGTAGCCCTCCGCCGGGAGGAACGGCTTCGAGGCGGCCGGGCGCGCCTGGCGGGCGGCGCGGGCGGCCTTCAGGCCCTCGGCCATCCGCCGGTCCAGGAATTCGGTATAGGCGGCGACCCAGTCGCGCCTCGGCAGCCCCAGGTAGTGGTCGAGGAGCTCGTTGGTGAGGGCGGGGATCATGGCGTTCTCCTCGGAGTTCACCATCATCGCAAAGCCGACGTTCTTCTCGGGGATCAGCACCGCCACGGCGCGGAAGCCCAGCGTGCCGCCGCCGTGGCTGATGACCTTGTGGCCGCGGTAGTCCTTCACGTTCCAACCCAGCGCATAGGTGCTGAACTGCGGGCTGGCCTCGGCCAGGGCGCCTGGGAACGGCGGGGCGTTGATCAGCACCACCGGCTTCCACATCTCCCGCGCCGCGGCGGCCGAGAACACCTGGGCGCCCGAGGCCGCCTTCCCCTCGCCGAGCTGGACCTGCAGCCAGCGGCCCATGTCGTTGGCGCTGGAGGAGACGGCGCCGGCCGGGCCGACGTTCTGGCCCAGCGCCACGCCCTTCTCGTCGAGGGGCTCCTGGGGGCCGAGGCCCCGGATTTCCCCCAGCCTGCCGTGCGGCAGCGCCCGGTTGGCCACGGTCCAGCGGTCGGGATCGTTGGTGACCGAGTCGGCCATGCCCGCCGGCTTCAGCAGCCGGTCGCGGACGTAGGCCTCCCAGGTGCGGCCGGTCTTGGCCTCCACCAGCTGCCCCGCCACGGCGTAGAGGATGTTGTCGTAGGCGTATCCCGACCGGAAGCTCGTCGCCGGCTTCAGGTGGCGGATCCGGCGGACCACCTCGGCGCGGCTGATGGTGCTGGCCGGGACGAACATCAGGTCCCCCTGCCCCAGGCCCAGGCCGCTGCGGTGGGTGAGCAGGTCGCGGACGGTCATCTCCCGCGTGACCCACGGGTCGTACATCCGGAAGTCCGGCAGGTGGTCGATGACCGGATCGTCCCACTTCAGCTTCCCCTCGTCGACGAGAGTGGCGAGCGCGGCGGCCGTGAAGTGCTTCGTCACCGAGCCGATCTGGAACAGGGTGTCGGCGTCCACCGGATCGGGGCGCTGCATGTGCTTGCGCCCGTACCCGTTCGACAGCGTGACCTTGCCGTCCTCGACGATCACCGCGGCGAAGCCGACGGCGTCCAGCTTGCGTCGCACCTCCTCCACGCGCCGGTCGAAGCCGGGCGGCGGGGCCGCGCACGCCAAAGTCGGCGCGAAGAGGACCAGGGCGGCGATCAGGCGGCGCATCGGGGGACCTTTCCCATCAGGCGGCGACGGCGCGCCCGGTCCGGCCGGTGGCGAGGCGCCAGACGCCCCAGGTCATCAGCGGCAGGACGTAGACGGCCAGGAACATCCAGGCGAGCAGGCGGTAGCCCTTGGCGATCAGGGCCACGAGGCCAAAGCGGTCGGCGATGAAGATGGACCCCACCAGCAGCGCGGCGGCGAGCGCCAGCCGCGCAGCGTGCGGGAACGCCGCGCCGGCGCGGGCGCGGCTCCAGACGTGGGCGATCCGCTCGTTGACGGCGTGGACGGCCCCGACGCCCGTCTCCAGCAGGGCGATGAAGATCATGCCCTGGAACACCAGGTGGAAGACCGGAAGCTCCATCCGCCGAAGCAGGAAATCCGACGGCAGGGCCTCGCCGGCGATCTGCGGGTGGTAGGCGGCCATGCAGACGAAGAACAGGGCGGCCGGCAGCATGGCCAGCGGCCCGGCCAGCAGGCCCGCCGCCACCGCGTCGCGCCGGCTGGTCAGGTGGCGCAGCACCGGCAGGATCATCACCGCGGCCACCATGTTGTAGCTGGCGTAGGTGACGCCGCCGGCGATCCATCCGTCCACGGGCGTGGGTCGGGCGAAGGCCTCGGCGATGCGGTCGCCGAACGCGCCCAGGGCCAGCAGCATG
The Phenylobacterium zucineum HLK1 genome window above contains:
- a CDS encoding serine hydrolase, producing MRRLIAALVLFAPTLACAAPPPGFDRRVEEVRRKLDAVGFAAVIVEDGKVTLSNGYGRKHMQRPDPVDADTLFQIGSVTKHFTAAALATLVDEGKLKWDDPVIDHLPDFRMYDPWVTREMTVRDLLTHRSGLGLGQGDLMFVPASTISRAEVVRRIRHLKPATSFRSGYAYDNILYAVAGQLVEAKTGRTWEAYVRDRLLKPAGMADSVTNDPDRWTVANRALPHGRLGEIRGLGPQEPLDEKGVALGQNVGPAGAVSSSANDMGRWLQVQLGEGKAASGAQVFSAAAAREMWKPVVLINAPPFPGALAEASPQFSTYALGWNVKDYRGHKVISHGGGTLGFRAVAVLIPEKNVGFAMMVNSEENAMIPALTNELLDHYLGLPRRDWVAAYTEFLDRRMAEGLKAARAARQARPAASKPFLPAEGYAGTYADPWYGPIAVKAQDGALSIDFLQTPGMTAPLEHWAYDTFVARWSDGVTEPAFVTFSLDADGKPARIAMKAVSPVADFSYDFHDLDFRPVPANQPGPSRPGQTGS
- a CDS encoding SDR family NAD(P)-dependent oxidoreductase is translated as MGVLNGKVVLVTGAAGGIGKECALLAAREGAKVVVNDLGGGVSGGDLGDAGPAETTAQEIRAAGGEAVANSDSVADMAGARRMFEQAMDAFGGLHAVVNPAGILRDKMFHKMDEADWDAVIQVHLRGAFNVTRATVEHFRDQQDGSYVHFTSTSGLIGNIGQANYAAAKLGVMGLSRIVAMEGAAKNVRSNIIAPFAWTRMIATIPVKDEASAQRVERMKNFMRADQVAQLAVALAGSDVNGQIFAARGNEVVLFNQPRPVKSVTRIEGWTPEALIAQGFPAMSASFTDLGASASVFPYDPV
- a CDS encoding acetyl-CoA C-acetyltransferase, yielding MAQSLRRAAIVSPIRTAVGKYLGALSGVTAGDLGAVVIRALVDRTGVDPERIDDVIFAQGYANGEAPCIARWSALAADLPIKVPGYQLDRRCGSGLQAVVDAAMMIQTGAADVVIAGGCESMSNAEYYTLDMRKGARAGSTTMHDRLARGRVMSQPISRFGVITGMIETAENLAKDYGISREACDEYALMSHTRAAEAWAAGKFDDELVPVSVPQRKGDPILFDRDEGVRGDVTMESLSKLPAIEKGGVVTAGNASQQNDAGAACLVVAEDKLAELGLEPMGWFTGWAAAGCDPARMGIGPVPAVERLFARTGLSWDDIDLVELNEAFAPQVLAVLKGWGWPENGDWRDRLNVNGSGISLGHPIGATGGRILANLLRELKRRDGRYGLETMCIGGGQGIAAVFERA
- a CDS encoding LysR substrate-binding domain-containing protein, which gives rise to MPREKQRAGTSSLRTLGARAMPPFAALRAFEAVGALGGIRRAAQELGVDHAAVSRHIRFLEDWAGVPLIDRPQGGRLTPEGQRFHQRIAAALEEIVSASAELTRRGHERRLLVWCVPGFAYRWLNARLADFSASHPDFDLEIRPTDHAPDLARHEADADIRYVHDYDPPQPADVETMEIARPPVIPVGSPDLVASLGPPVSPQRFLDGPLLHEEGDGEWRAWLAGNGVEVPDRLPGPRLWHAHLTIDAARRGQGIALTNPFLAGEDLAAGNLRIVPLVEGAADVRLGAYVFRTRRDRWRTPAVIAFRRWLEREAAKTPA
- a CDS encoding SDR family NAD(P)-dependent oxidoreductase, with the translated sequence MKIDSSVAAVVTGGASGLGRATAAALRDLGARVALFDKNKELGEQTAAELGALFCEVDVMDEASVDAGFAKARAAHGQERVLVNCAGGGRGGKTIARDKQTGEIVPYKTDDFQWVLGLNTVGTFRCTVKSAAGMAALEPTPEGERGAIVNTGSVAAEEGQIGQVAYAAAKAAIKGMTIVLARDLSSEGIRVNTILPGIMDTPLLGGLKTRAPQVYEGLARSVPFPRRLGTAEEYADLALTMIRNGYLNGETVRLDGAIRMAPR
- a CDS encoding YkvI family membrane protein is translated as MTGRPSWFQRFLLPGLAFKAVVIGGGYATGRELAEFFLPSGPQGGLMAITLATAIWSVVCAATFLFAQATGSEDYRTFFRNLLGPFWPAFEAAYVFFAVLILAVIGAAAGAIGEAVFGWPAIVGALALTGAIAGVVTFGTSAVERLFKYASMFLYGVYGLFMLLALGAFGDRIAEAFARPTPVDGWIAGGVTYASYNMVAAVMILPVLRHLTSRRDAVAAGLLAGPLAMLPAALFFVCMAAYHPQIAGEALPSDFLLRRMELPVFHLVFQGMIFIALLETGVGAVHAVNERIAHVWSRARAGAAFPHAARLALAAALLVGSIFIADRFGLVALIAKGYRLLAWMFLAVYVLPLMTWGVWRLATGRTGRAVAA
- a CDS encoding 2-hydroxyacid dehydrogenase — encoded protein: MPNPVLLFACHDVPAEPWLVALQRAAPELEVRLSPEGPPETVDFGLAWATPPGFWNRFPRLRAIFSLGAGVEHLLASGAPAHVPLVRMTDPGLARDMSDFVLMRVLHYHRGMHLYLRQQEAQVWTPIRPPRPNGRTVGVMGLGELGAHCARTLAEVGFRTRGWSRSAKAVEGVATFAGRDELPRFLEGCEILVCLLPLTAETRDILDAKLFAALPQGACLIQVGRGLQLVEADLLAALDAGRIAAATLDVFRQEPLPQGHPFWSRADITVVPHAAAFTYPETAAEVVAENVRRLQAGEVPIGLVDRALGY
- a CDS encoding aminotransferase class V-fold PLP-dependent enzyme: MPGLRRDIDPEGLLEFSVVFTDRSLNHMSAAFQGVMRDIHAILCEVHKADRAVIVPGGGTYAMEAVARQFAIGRKVLVVRNGLFSYRWSQIFEAGAIPAEEIVLKARRQGEGATASYAPPPIDEVTATIRQQKPQVVFAPHVETASGIILPDDYVKAVAEATHAVGGLFVLDGVASGCVWVDMAALGVDVLVSAPQKGWSAPPSAGLVMMRAAALEACRAAKSTSFAIDLGKWLTITEAYLNGGHAYHATMPTDALRTLRDAMLEAKAIGFEPLRAAQWELGRQVRALLAERQIASVAAEGFGAPGVVVAYTDDPEIQTGRRFAAEGVQVAAGVPLMVGEGPDFRTFRLGLFGLDKLTDVPAAVARLRLALENATSAAR